A section of the Halopiger aswanensis genome encodes:
- a CDS encoding DUF7285 family protein has translation MVLGIGMYAVAYQSVLPGTSQQATADQTIDRIWDELEENGVFYAHDDPALQDRIDDSEPLPAGATVYVSITAIDEDANRVLVDGAFPSGYPDNDASSSDIEQYVAEDGIPDDASVATQSIPVTVENEADVRSGTLRVAVW, from the coding sequence GTGGTTCTCGGGATCGGAATGTACGCGGTTGCGTACCAGAGCGTGCTTCCGGGAACTAGCCAGCAGGCGACGGCCGACCAGACGATCGATCGTATCTGGGACGAACTCGAGGAGAACGGCGTGTTTTACGCGCACGACGATCCAGCGCTTCAGGACCGTATCGACGATAGCGAACCGCTCCCGGCTGGAGCGACGGTGTACGTGAGTATCACGGCGATCGACGAGGATGCGAATCGCGTACTCGTCGACGGTGCCTTTCCCTCGGGGTATCCGGACAACGACGCGTCGTCGTCCGATATCGAGCAGTACGTAGCGGAAGACGGTATCCCTGACGACGCTTCCGTTGCAACGCAGTCGATTCCGGTCACCGTCGAGAACGAGGCCGACGTTCGCTCCGGAACGCTCCGGGTGGCAGTATGGTGA
- a CDS encoding DUF7284 family protein, giving the protein MVRPDPDRAISTVMDVSLALLIISASVLLIGIHLQGDDRSVDQDRGDRSYQTITGSTVTITYDLRVENESGVAAVDETDQFDVPDGYEPDEAPDAYRVTRYGPASGLLAEAAIVNVDYDGTQPFAYGHEVESSADAAIQGQLVGADDSIYVVATWEPYEDSSFSGTATSGDRPAQSVAVSSASGTVSTTMAGADYEEIAAAYHEGQRTSGDGLEHAANALASTIIEAMFPVAETQYTLESTRTENAVTTYDYRKLALALGGAELRDDVNDEIVGSDPNAERANELLADALAETVAEDMENHKIADELEQTYLDLAPSPREDEFVNEAAPLLEAYISIETADLTVQATD; this is encoded by the coding sequence ATGGTGAGACCGGACCCCGATCGGGCGATTTCGACCGTGATGGACGTCTCGCTGGCGCTGTTGATAATCAGCGCGAGCGTACTGCTGATCGGCATCCACCTCCAAGGCGACGATCGCTCGGTCGATCAGGACCGCGGCGATCGTTCGTACCAGACGATCACCGGATCGACCGTGACGATCACCTACGACCTCCGGGTCGAAAACGAGTCCGGCGTCGCAGCGGTGGACGAGACGGATCAGTTCGACGTTCCGGACGGATACGAGCCCGACGAGGCGCCCGACGCGTACCGCGTCACGAGATACGGCCCGGCAAGCGGTCTCTTGGCTGAGGCGGCGATCGTGAACGTCGACTACGACGGCACACAGCCGTTCGCGTACGGCCACGAGGTCGAATCGTCCGCCGATGCAGCGATTCAGGGACAGCTCGTCGGTGCCGACGATTCGATCTACGTCGTTGCGACCTGGGAACCCTACGAGGACAGTTCGTTCAGCGGGACTGCGACCAGCGGCGATCGACCGGCGCAGTCGGTAGCCGTCTCGAGCGCGAGCGGGACGGTTTCGACGACGATGGCTGGCGCCGACTACGAGGAGATTGCAGCCGCCTACCACGAGGGACAGCGCACGAGCGGCGACGGGCTCGAGCACGCCGCGAACGCGCTCGCATCGACGATAATCGAGGCGATGTTCCCCGTCGCCGAAACCCAGTACACCCTCGAGTCGACGCGCACCGAGAACGCGGTGACGACGTACGACTACCGGAAACTCGCGCTGGCGCTGGGCGGAGCGGAGTTACGGGACGACGTGAACGACGAGATCGTCGGCTCGGATCCGAACGCCGAGCGTGCGAACGAACTGCTCGCCGACGCGCTCGCGGAAACGGTCGCCGAGGATATGGAGAACCACAAGATCGCCGACGAGCTGGAGCAAACGTACCTCGATCTGGCTCCGTCGCCGCGCGAAGACGAGTTCGTGAACGAGGCAGCGCCACTTCTGGAAGCGTACATTTCGATCGAAACTGCTGACCTGACGGTCCAAGCAACCGACTAA
- a CDS encoding DUF7286 family protein yields the protein MTKRNNRPRTVSIADDDRARIPFAMIAVLLLVTSLGAIAVLEQRSDPVIDQEAELGMDRSVTAAQSELRSASIDASHSAVSAPLITARTDTGIDAIDSTADDHDENFENYLKLLIYLEAYERLPAAGQTVGTDTKTTVSIPKVTEDGAGDDAITPDEAIDRVDLVIGDYADTELEAGLLEVTIEDVEIHSTATATETRPITVTVGAPVKQLDERTTEYESQLDADFFDADLNGELSGLGQHSAARLYLLAYFKAGWDRFDRTARPDDHDFERVLEPEHTEVLMNDAIFDVQHDVFGTKDPYADRTMRPKYVCMSYQMLDSMERTGGGKKKKANTNNDGSNSDSADGLDKAEEQLEDGKIETNGSNGGTEEIDIEEQLCGDGAVQNWLFGDSATGELPDVPEPSELLRSELEEMEVMNEEERIPFAESAEVSYTYYAANAHVDEAETYVDQAEHLVEQTDEIVNEADEQYQDEVEESIEDEADPPDIDTNEDRTIGSMTKELYDIGLDRSVTDRSRGNIPQPDRPGGNYSLEEFDVMITNVHEVDANHDALPDSGGETIHEIDVTAAVDLEADERWVHDDSENASEYGEDVVVSRSPTGDVTVETEVEIQSTYDFYEEGMHYDDEEFVLDQDPNIEYDYQSLELDKLADQNRVEVGSGQNFEVAFRKSPVDAMNVRSYATIETDLESSARRIGGEVENSGDIEEKMRDAVVSDSFQEDYDLTELEPVENELIEDLRIELERTHDEFTEWAQKEDNAYTVERTELLDSDAEPITGAIDHIKAVEDDFVYADLSEGAADGEFETTGEYLTAQIRKAYFDRLYHYIERIGDQYEGQVEDFEDEINEMSEGGTNSADEILGFAQDVVNADVEYDPGEIEGSPVLDDAQFEISGSPTYMTHVNISREQDPAIRPENKTITDFGTETEHVPMTIQSDNRAPWPGVPITPYPPQFWFFQTNTWNSTVKGEYARFEVSASVGSPADTERLTYVREHRPIEVELHDGTKIELGKNEPITFESSTEVIVIMPGAVFRNGGVPAVADTYPEDMGQIACSPTWGHTGPNFDSGKAEERIKDRCDFPEYE from the coding sequence ATGACGAAACGTAACAACCGCCCCCGAACCGTATCGATTGCCGACGACGACCGAGCCCGCATCCCGTTTGCAATGATCGCCGTCCTGTTGCTCGTTACGAGTCTCGGGGCGATCGCGGTCCTCGAGCAGCGATCGGACCCGGTCATCGATCAAGAGGCCGAACTGGGTATGGACCGGAGCGTCACTGCGGCCCAGTCGGAGCTCCGGTCCGCGTCGATCGATGCGAGTCACAGCGCGGTGAGTGCACCGCTCATAACCGCTCGTACCGACACGGGTATCGATGCCATCGATTCGACGGCGGACGACCACGACGAGAACTTCGAGAACTACCTCAAATTGCTCATCTACCTCGAGGCGTACGAACGCCTGCCCGCTGCCGGACAAACTGTCGGCACCGACACCAAAACGACGGTATCCATCCCGAAGGTAACCGAAGACGGTGCCGGCGACGACGCGATTACGCCCGACGAGGCGATCGACAGGGTCGATCTGGTGATCGGCGACTACGCCGACACGGAACTCGAGGCCGGGCTGCTCGAGGTGACGATCGAAGACGTCGAGATTCACAGCACCGCCACGGCGACGGAAACCCGACCGATCACGGTGACGGTCGGCGCACCGGTGAAACAGCTGGATGAACGGACGACCGAGTACGAATCCCAGCTCGACGCGGACTTCTTCGATGCGGATCTCAATGGCGAACTCTCCGGCCTCGGCCAGCACTCCGCCGCCCGGCTGTATCTCCTTGCGTACTTCAAAGCTGGCTGGGATCGGTTTGACCGTACAGCGAGGCCTGACGATCACGACTTCGAGCGAGTACTCGAGCCGGAACATACGGAAGTCCTCATGAACGACGCGATCTTCGATGTCCAGCACGACGTCTTCGGGACGAAGGACCCGTACGCGGATCGAACCATGCGACCGAAATACGTCTGCATGTCGTATCAGATGTTGGATTCTATGGAGAGGACTGGAGGCGGAAAGAAAAAGAAAGCTAATACGAACAATGACGGCAGTAACAGTGACAGCGCGGATGGTCTCGATAAAGCAGAAGAGCAACTCGAGGACGGGAAAATCGAAACCAACGGTAGTAATGGAGGCACCGAGGAAATCGACATCGAGGAACAACTCTGCGGCGACGGTGCGGTCCAGAACTGGTTATTCGGCGATTCGGCCACCGGCGAACTGCCCGACGTCCCGGAGCCGTCGGAGTTGCTACGAAGCGAACTCGAGGAGATGGAGGTGATGAACGAGGAAGAGCGGATTCCGTTCGCCGAGTCCGCCGAGGTCTCGTACACGTACTACGCGGCGAACGCCCACGTCGACGAAGCGGAGACGTACGTCGATCAGGCCGAACACCTCGTCGAACAAACCGACGAGATCGTCAACGAAGCCGACGAACAATATCAGGACGAGGTCGAAGAGTCGATCGAGGACGAAGCCGATCCGCCAGACATCGACACTAACGAGGATCGGACCATCGGGAGTATGACGAAGGAGCTCTACGATATCGGCCTCGACAGGTCCGTGACTGATAGATCGCGGGGAAATATCCCGCAGCCGGACAGACCCGGCGGGAACTACTCGCTCGAGGAATTCGACGTAATGATCACGAACGTCCACGAGGTGGACGCGAACCACGATGCGTTGCCTGATTCAGGCGGTGAGACGATCCACGAGATCGACGTGACCGCTGCCGTCGACCTCGAAGCGGACGAACGATGGGTCCACGACGACTCCGAGAACGCGAGCGAGTACGGCGAAGACGTAGTCGTTTCCCGCTCGCCTACCGGAGACGTGACGGTCGAAACAGAGGTCGAAATCCAATCGACCTACGACTTCTACGAGGAGGGGATGCACTACGATGACGAGGAGTTCGTACTCGATCAGGATCCGAATATCGAGTACGACTATCAGTCGCTCGAACTGGACAAGCTCGCGGACCAAAATCGGGTCGAGGTCGGAAGCGGCCAGAACTTCGAGGTCGCGTTTCGCAAGTCTCCCGTCGATGCGATGAATGTCAGGTCGTACGCCACGATCGAGACCGACCTCGAATCCAGCGCGAGAAGAATCGGCGGAGAAGTCGAAAACAGCGGCGACATCGAGGAGAAGATGCGAGACGCAGTCGTGTCTGACTCGTTTCAGGAAGACTACGACCTGACGGAACTCGAGCCCGTGGAGAACGAACTCATCGAGGATCTGCGCATCGAACTCGAACGAACCCACGACGAGTTCACCGAGTGGGCTCAAAAGGAGGACAACGCGTATACAGTCGAGCGAACCGAGCTTCTGGATTCCGACGCGGAGCCGATCACCGGCGCTATCGATCACATCAAAGCGGTCGAAGACGACTTCGTGTACGCCGACCTCTCCGAAGGTGCAGCCGACGGAGAGTTCGAAACGACAGGCGAGTATCTGACGGCACAGATCCGGAAGGCGTACTTCGATCGACTCTACCACTACATCGAGCGGATCGGCGACCAGTACGAGGGGCAAGTCGAAGATTTTGAAGACGAGATCAACGAGATGAGTGAGGGCGGAACCAACAGCGCTGACGAGATCCTCGGGTTCGCACAAGATGTCGTGAATGCGGACGTCGAGTACGATCCCGGTGAGATCGAGGGATCGCCGGTACTCGACGACGCCCAGTTCGAGATTTCCGGATCGCCGACGTACATGACCCACGTGAATATTAGCCGGGAGCAGGATCCGGCGATCCGGCCCGAAAACAAGACGATCACCGACTTCGGCACGGAGACCGAGCACGTCCCGATGACGATCCAGAGTGACAACCGAGCACCGTGGCCGGGTGTTCCGATTACACCCTACCCACCGCAGTTCTGGTTCTTCCAGACAAACACCTGGAACAGTACGGTCAAAGGGGAGTACGCCCGTTTCGAAGTCAGTGCCTCGGTCGGCAGTCCCGCTGACACAGAGCGGTTGACTTACGTTCGCGAGCATCGACCGATCGAGGTCGAATTACACGATGGCACTAAGATAGAACTCGGAAAGAATGAGCCAATCACGTTCGAGAGTTCTACCGAAGTTATCGTCATCATGCCGGGCGCAGTCTTCCGAAATGGTGGTGTTCCTGCAGTGGCCGACACATATCCCGAAGATATGGGACAGATAGCGTGCTCTCCGACTTGGGGGCACACCGGGCCGAATTTTGACTCCGGTAAAG